The proteins below come from a single Oscillospiraceae bacterium genomic window:
- the ilvB gene encoding biosynthetic-type acetolactate synthase large subunit — translation MKLTGSQIFVEVLVEQGVDTLFGYPGGAVLNLYDELYKNSDRIRHVLTAHEQGASHAADGYARATGRTGVVLATSGPGATNLVTGIATAYMDSVPMVAFTGNVATTLLGRDSFQEAYIEGITMPITKHNYTVRRVEDLADTMRAAFRIAQSGRKGPVLVDIPKDITAASCEFTPKAPELIRTVTRYDEEEVKAAARMINEAERPIVYFGGGVRSAAGCQPLRDLLEKTGMPATYTLMAAGVLSYGEPHNLGLLGMHGCYAANKAIDEADLVIAVGTRFSDRVALNPNTFAKRAKIIQIDIDPSELGKNVAVDLSLTGDASYILQAILPYVEKTEHKLWMEQIRGWQKNDYKPVDSETELKPHQIIDEICNQAGPEAVYVTDVGQHQMWAAQYLHHTKSRGFLTSGGLGTMGFGYGAAIGAQMALGRDARVVMLTGDGSFHMNLNEGCTAVSYELPIITVIFNNQVLGMVRQWQTTFYEKRYSDTDPHRRTDFVKLAEGFGAKGYRAETPAEFKAAFADAMKQKGPSWIDCRIGKDEKVLPMIPGGGSINDIIME, via the coding sequence ATGAAATTGACCGGTTCGCAGATCTTCGTTGAGGTACTGGTCGAGCAGGGCGTGGATACCCTGTTCGGCTATCCCGGCGGTGCCGTGCTGAATCTGTATGACGAATTGTATAAAAATTCTGACCGTATACGCCATGTATTGACCGCGCATGAGCAGGGTGCCTCCCACGCAGCGGACGGCTACGCCCGCGCGACCGGCCGCACCGGCGTGGTGCTGGCCACCAGCGGCCCGGGTGCCACAAACCTTGTCACCGGCATCGCCACCGCCTATATGGACAGCGTACCGATGGTCGCCTTCACCGGCAATGTGGCCACGACCCTGCTGGGCAGAGATTCCTTTCAGGAGGCCTACATCGAGGGCATCACGATGCCGATCACCAAGCACAACTACACGGTCCGCCGTGTTGAGGATCTGGCCGATACGATGCGCGCCGCCTTCCGCATTGCCCAGTCGGGCCGCAAGGGCCCCGTGCTGGTCGATATTCCGAAGGACATCACCGCCGCCAGCTGTGAATTCACCCCCAAGGCACCGGAGCTGATCCGCACCGTGACCCGCTACGATGAGGAGGAGGTCAAGGCTGCCGCCCGGATGATCAACGAGGCGGAGCGCCCCATCGTCTACTTCGGCGGCGGCGTGCGCAGCGCGGCGGGCTGCCAGCCCCTGCGCGACCTGCTGGAAAAGACCGGTATGCCCGCCACCTACACCCTGATGGCCGCCGGTGTGCTGAGCTACGGCGAGCCGCACAATCTGGGGCTGCTGGGTATGCACGGCTGCTACGCCGCCAACAAAGCCATTGATGAGGCCGACCTCGTCATTGCCGTTGGCACCCGGTTCAGTGACCGTGTGGCTCTGAACCCCAACACCTTCGCCAAGCGTGCCAAGATCATCCAGATCGACATCGACCCGAGCGAGCTTGGCAAAAATGTCGCGGTAGACCTGAGCCTGACCGGCGATGCAAGCTATATCCTGCAGGCCATTTTGCCCTATGTCGAAAAGACCGAGCACAAGCTCTGGATGGAGCAGATCCGCGGCTGGCAGAAAAACGACTACAAGCCTGTGGACAGCGAAACCGAGCTGAAGCCCCATCAGATCATTGACGAAATCTGCAATCAGGCCGGCCCCGAGGCCGTCTATGTCACCGATGTAGGCCAGCACCAGATGTGGGCAGCACAGTATCTGCACCACACGAAATCCCGCGGTTTCCTGACCAGCGGCGGTTTGGGCACGATGGGCTTCGGCTACGGCGCGGCCATCGGCGCGCAGATGGCGCTGGGCCGCGACGCCCGCGTTGTCATGCTGACCGGCGATGGCTCCTTCCACATGAACCTGAACGAGGGCTGCACCGCCGTCAGCTATGAGCTGCCCATCATCACGGTCATCTTCAACAATCAGGTGCTGGGCATGGTCCGCCAGTGGCAGACGACCTTCTATGAGAAGCGCTACTCCGACACCGACCCCCACCGCCGCACCGATTTCGTCAAGCTGGCCGAGGGCTTCGGTGCTAAGGGCTACCGCGCCGAGACACCCGCCGAGTTCAAGGCGGCCTTCGCCGATGCGATGAAGCAGAAGGGCCCCAGCTGGATCGACTGCCGCATCGGCAAGGACGAGAAGGTGCTGCCGATGATCCCCGGCGGCGGCAGCATCAACGACATCATCATGGAATGA
- the ilvN gene encoding acetolactate synthase small subunit, which produces MEQNNSTRRVISLLVDNSNGVLARISSLFCRRGFNIDSLTVSATNDPAVSRITVTLRGTEQALNQLILQTERLEVTRQIFELDPDKSLQRELLLLKVACDAGNRAALREISSIYKAKIIDLSPDSMIFELTGKPDKIDAFLAMLQDYDILELCRTGVTALERGGKHQHMQKPAQEVGEAQLPLPGTHCH; this is translated from the coding sequence ATGGAACAGAATAACAGCACCCGGCGGGTCATCAGCCTGCTGGTCGATAACTCCAACGGCGTTCTGGCGCGCATTTCCAGCCTGTTCTGCCGGCGCGGCTTCAACATCGACAGCCTGACGGTCTCGGCCACCAACGACCCCGCTGTCAGCCGCATCACCGTTACGCTGCGCGGCACCGAGCAGGCGCTCAACCAGTTGATCCTTCAGACCGAACGCCTTGAGGTCACCCGCCAGATCTTTGAGCTGGACCCCGACAAGAGCCTGCAGCGTGAGCTGCTGCTTTTAAAGGTAGCGTGCGATGCCGGAAACCGCGCCGCCCTGCGGGAGATTTCCAGCATTTACAAGGCCAAGATCATCGACCTGTCACCCGACAGCATGATCTTTGAGCTGACCGGCAAGCCGGACAAGATCGATGCCTTCCTCGCAATGCTTCAGGATTACGACATTCTTGAGCTTTGCCGCACCGGCGTCACCGCATTGGAGCGCGGCGGCAAGCACCAGCACATGCAAAAGCCCGCGCAGGAGGTCGGAGAGGCACAGCTGCCGCTGCCGGGGACGCACTGCCATTGA
- the ilvC gene encoding ketol-acid reductoisomerase, with product MAINKYYDSDCNLGVLDGKTVAVIGFGSQGHAHSENLAESGVNVVVGLRKGSAHWEKASEFAATHENFKVMEVEEAAKAGDVVMMLVPDELCADIYNTQVAPYMTEGKALAFAHGFNIHFKTITPPKNVDVIMIAPKGPGHIVRRLYTEGEGCPSLICVEQDYTGKAKEIALAYASGIGAGRAGILETTFKEETETDLFGEQAVLCGGVCELIQAGFDTLVEAGYAPEMAYFETCHEMKLIVDLINEGGFSKMRYSISNTAEYGDYRTGKRLITEDTRKEMKQVLKEIQDGTFASEFLTEMSPKGGRKTHFLAQRRIAANHPIEKVGAELRKMMSWLKK from the coding sequence ATGGCTATCAACAAGTATTACGATTCCGATTGCAACCTCGGCGTGCTCGACGGCAAGACCGTTGCCGTCATCGGCTTCGGCTCTCAGGGCCACGCCCACTCCGAAAACCTGGCCGAGAGCGGCGTCAATGTGGTCGTTGGCCTGCGCAAGGGTTCCGCCCACTGGGAGAAGGCCAGCGAGTTTGCCGCCACCCATGAGAACTTCAAGGTCATGGAGGTCGAGGAGGCTGCCAAGGCCGGTGATGTCGTCATGATGCTCGTGCCCGATGAGCTTTGCGCCGACATCTACAACACGCAGGTTGCCCCCTACATGACCGAGGGCAAGGCACTGGCCTTTGCACACGGCTTCAACATCCACTTCAAGACCATCACCCCGCCGAAGAATGTTGATGTCATCATGATCGCCCCCAAGGGTCCCGGCCACATCGTCCGCCGCCTGTACACCGAGGGCGAGGGCTGCCCCTCCCTGATCTGCGTGGAGCAGGACTACACCGGCAAGGCCAAGGAGATTGCTCTGGCTTACGCCTCCGGCATCGGCGCAGGCCGCGCCGGCATCCTCGAGACGACCTTCAAGGAGGAGACCGAGACCGACCTGTTCGGTGAGCAGGCTGTCCTCTGCGGCGGTGTCTGCGAGCTGATCCAGGCAGGCTTCGACACGCTGGTCGAGGCCGGCTATGCCCCCGAGATGGCCTACTTTGAGACCTGCCATGAGATGAAGCTCATCGTTGACCTCATCAACGAGGGCGGCTTCTCCAAGATGCGCTATTCCATCTCCAACACTGCCGAGTACGGCGACTACCGCACCGGCAAGCGCCTCATCACCGAGGACACCCGCAAGGAGATGAAGCAGGTCCTGAAGGAGATTCAGGACGGCACCTTTGCCAGTGAGTTCCTGACCGAGATGAGCCCCAAGGGCGGCCGCAAGACCCACTTCCTCGCACAGCGCCGCATCGCTGCCAACCATCCCATCGAGAAGGTCGGTGCCGAGCTGCGCAAGATGATGAGCTGGCTCAAGAAGTAA
- a CDS encoding ATP-binding protein, with protein sequence MLRKEWLAHLDGLVVFRGLLAAEPLRALRAALAAEENELTGAIAALEAELFARGTNWTDTLLNTVLEEENLCLRVAAGQDAGPVLEKALADELDFLQQLGRATLDEVFPGAAAFLPRWQTTPDADYRAAYEARRAAAGRKGYGMFARYHVFALEDGRLVPVRYPDPQRLSELPGYEQEREKVIANTRALLEGRPANNVLLYGDAGTGKSSTVKAVANELAPDGLRLIEVKKNQLYQIPALMDELANNPLKFILFIDDLSFSANDDNFAALKAILEGGVGGRSHNVAVYATSNRRHLVKETMADRSGDDLHAADTRQELMSLAARFGLTVTFQQPDKDRYERILLELAKQYGIQMPSDQLYIKGAAFAIRAGGRSPRVAKQFVELLAAGVKV encoded by the coding sequence ATGTTGCGTAAGGAATGGTTGGCCCATCTGGATGGGCTTGTGGTGTTTCGCGGCCTGCTGGCAGCGGAGCCGCTGCGTGCGCTGCGCGCGGCGCTGGCGGCGGAGGAAAACGAGCTGACGGGCGCGATCGCCGCGCTGGAGGCGGAGCTGTTTGCCCGCGGCACGAACTGGACGGATACCCTGCTGAATACCGTGCTGGAGGAGGAAAACCTCTGCCTGCGTGTGGCGGCCGGGCAGGATGCCGGCCCTGTGCTGGAAAAGGCGCTGGCCGATGAGCTGGACTTTCTGCAGCAGCTGGGGCGCGCCACGCTGGACGAGGTGTTCCCCGGCGCGGCGGCGTTTCTGCCCCGCTGGCAGACCACGCCGGATGCGGATTACCGCGCGGCCTATGAGGCGCGCCGCGCGGCGGCCGGACGCAAGGGCTACGGTATGTTTGCCCGCTACCATGTGTTTGCGCTGGAGGATGGCCGCCTGGTGCCGGTGCGCTACCCCGACCCGCAGCGGCTGAGCGAGTTGCCCGGCTATGAGCAGGAGCGGGAAAAGGTCATCGCCAACACCCGCGCCCTGCTGGAGGGCCGCCCCGCGAACAATGTGCTGCTGTACGGCGATGCCGGCACCGGCAAATCCAGCACGGTCAAGGCCGTTGCCAACGAGCTTGCGCCGGACGGCCTGCGGCTGATCGAGGTCAAGAAGAACCAGCTTTACCAGATCCCCGCCCTGATGGACGAGCTGGCGAACAATCCGCTGAAATTCATCCTCTTTATTGACGATCTGAGCTTCTCTGCCAACGATGATAACTTTGCGGCGCTGAAGGCGATCTTAGAGGGCGGTGTCGGCGGGCGCAGCCATAATGTGGCGGTCTATGCGACCAGCAACCGCCGCCATCTCGTCAAGGAGACGATGGCTGACCGCAGCGGGGATGACCTGCATGCGGCAGATACCCGGCAGGAGCTGATGAGTCTGGCAGCGCGGTTCGGTCTGACGGTGACCTTCCAGCAGCCTGACAAGGACCGCTATGAGCGCATCTTGCTCGAGCTGGCGAAGCAGTATGGCATCCAGATGCCCAGCGACCAGCTGTACATCAAGGGCGCGGCATTCGCCATCCGTGCCGGTGGGCGCAGCCCGCGCGTTGCCAAGCAGTTTGTCGAGCTGCTGGCAGCGGGCGTCAAGGTATAA